A stretch of Physeter macrocephalus isolate SW-GA chromosome 1, ASM283717v5, whole genome shotgun sequence DNA encodes these proteins:
- the LOC112061978 gene encoding ubiquitin-like protein 5, with protein MIEVVCNDHLGRKVRLKCNTDDTIGDLRKLIAAQTGTLWNKIVLKKWYTIFKDHVSLGDYEIHDGMNLELY; from the coding sequence ATGATCGAGGTTGTTTGCAACGACCATCTGGGGAGGAAGGTCCGCCTTAAATGCAATACTGATGACACCATCGGGGACCTTAGGAAGCTGATTGCAGCCCAAACTGGCACCCTTTGGAACAAGATTGTATTGAAGAAGTGGTACACGATTTTTAAGGACCACGTATCTCTGGGTGACTATGAAATCCACGATGGGATGAACCTGGAGCTTTATTAG